ACCATCCGTTATCTGGAGGCGGAGGGGCTGGTGGAGATCCTGCCCGGCAAGGGCCCGATCGTGGCGCAGCTCACCTGGGAGGACGCGCGGCAGATCTACGACATCCGCCAGATGCTGGAGACCGCCGCCGCCACCGCCTGCGCGCAGCACATCACGCCAGCGCTGGCAGAACAGCTGAAGGCCGCGCTGCAGAAGCTGCAAGAGGCGGTGGCGGCAGGCGTGCCCGGCCCGATGCTGCGCGCCACGACGGAGTTCTACCGGATCATCTTCGAAGGCGCGGGCCACACTGTCGCCTGGGAGATCGCCCAGCGTCTTAACGGCCGCATCAGCCGCCTGCGGGCGGTGACGCTGTCGACTGCGGACCGCCAGAAACCCGGCCCCGCCCATATGCAGGAGATCTGCGCCGCCATCGTGTCCGGCGATGCCCGGGCCGCGCAGGCCGCCATCGAACAGCACTTGGACGACGCCAAGCACACTGCCGAGCGGCTGCTGAACCAGGCGTAACCGGTCCGGCCTCAGATCTGCGGCGGCTGGTGCGGACCGGCGCGGAAAGGTTTCAGGCTGTCGACAAAGGCGTCCAGGAAATCCAGCGCCAGCAGCGAGCGGCTGCCCGACACCGGCCGCAGTATCGACAGCCGGTGGTGCAGCTCCGGCGCAAACGGCACAATGGCGATCCCCTGGCCGCGGAACTGCTCGGCGTCCAGTGCGCTCACCACCGAGGCGCCCTGCCCCTGGCTGATGATAATGCAGGCGGTGGAGAACTGGCGCACCTCGATCCAGCTGTTCAGCTCCACCCCGTCTTCGGAAAACGCCTTGTGCAGCTTGCGGTAAAACGGGCTGTCGCGCCGTGTGTGGATGATCTTGCGGTCCTGCAGATCGCGGGGCGTGATAACATCCTGTTCTGCCAGCGGATCCGCTTCGGGCAGCACGCAGACGGTGCGGATCGGGATGTCGATGTTTTCCACGGCCGGATGGGCGGCAAAACCGTCGGTGATGCCGCAGTCATACTGCTCGCCGATGATCCACTCCAAAATCCGCTCCGGCCGGTCCGGCTCCAGCGTCAGCCGCACGCCCGGGCGGTGCTCCAGAAACCGGGCCAGCAGCTTGGGCAGCAGGGCTGTGGCGAACCCCGGCAGGCAGGCTATGCGCAGGTGCCCGGCGGTGCGCTCCGTCAAGTCGCGGTTGAGCTCTTCCAGGTGGTTCAGGCTGTCGAACACGCGCCCCACCTCGGACAGCAGGTAACGCGCCTCGCTGGTGGGAATCAGAACCCCGTCCTGCCGGGTGAACAGCTCCACCGCCACCGATTTCGAAAAATCCGAAAGCAGCCGGCTGGCGGCGGGCTGCGAGATTCCCAGCGTCTCCGCCGCCCGGGTGACAGAGCCGCTGCGGGCCACGGCCTGAAAGGCCTCGAGCTGTCTGAGACTGAATTTCAAGGGTTTAGCGGCCTTCTGCCGGGGGTGAACTGGCCGCGGCATAACATGATGTTATGATTTTTGTCAAAAAACTTTTGCTTGAATTATTCCCTTCGCCGGACAAAAGCTTTTGCAGAGCCAACATTGGGAGAGAAGCTCATGTCCGTTAAATCCTTGCTCTGCGC
This window of the Leisingera daeponensis DSM 23529 genome carries:
- a CDS encoding GntR family transcriptional regulator, whose product is MNQPVMSKIDHPPQTLRDIVQERMREAIISGQFAPGARLVERPLCDQLGVSRTVVRETIRYLEAEGLVEILPGKGPIVAQLTWEDARQIYDIRQMLETAAATACAQHITPALAEQLKAALQKLQEAVAAGVPGPMLRATTEFYRIIFEGAGHTVAWEIAQRLNGRISRLRAVTLSTADRQKPGPAHMQEICAAIVSGDARAAQAAIEQHLDDAKHTAERLLNQA
- a CDS encoding LysR substrate-binding domain-containing protein, whose amino-acid sequence is MKFSLRQLEAFQAVARSGSVTRAAETLGISQPAASRLLSDFSKSVAVELFTRQDGVLIPTSEARYLLSEVGRVFDSLNHLEELNRDLTERTAGHLRIACLPGFATALLPKLLARFLEHRPGVRLTLEPDRPERILEWIIGEQYDCGITDGFAAHPAVENIDIPIRTVCVLPEADPLAEQDVITPRDLQDRKIIHTRRDSPFYRKLHKAFSEDGVELNSWIEVRQFSTACIIISQGQGASVVSALDAEQFRGQGIAIVPFAPELHHRLSILRPVSGSRSLLALDFLDAFVDSLKPFRAGPHQPPQI